Proteins encoded in a region of the Marmota flaviventris isolate mMarFla1 chromosome 3, mMarFla1.hap1, whole genome shotgun sequence genome:
- the Lrtm2 gene encoding leucine-rich repeat and transmembrane domain-containing protein 2 isoform X2 — translation MLAPGNGSEQRTRLALQWRQVSWITCWIALYAVEALPTCPFSCKCDSRSLEVDCSGLGLTAVPPDVPAATRTLLLLNNKLSALPSWAFANLSSLQRLDLSNNFLDQLPRSIFEDLTNLTELQLRNNSIRTLDRDLLQHSPLLRHLDLSINGLAQLPPGLFDGLPALRSLSLRSNRLQNLDRLTFEPLANLQLLQVGDNPWECDCNLREFKHWMEWFSYRGGRLDQLACTLPKELRGKDMRMVPMEMFNYCSQLEDENSSAGLDVPGPPCTKASPEPAKPKPGAEPEPEPSTACPQKQRYRPVSVRRAIGTVIIAGVVCGIVCIMMVVAAAYGCIYASLMAKYHRELKKRQPLMGDPEGEHEDQKQISSVA, via the exons ATGCTGGCACCGGGTAATGGCTCTGAGCAGAGGACCAGGCTTGCCCTGCAGTGGAGGCAGGTCTCCT GGATCACCTGCTGGATCGCCCTATATGCTGTGGAGGCCCTCCCCACCTGCCCTTTCTCCTGTAAGTGTGACAGCCGTAGCTTGGAGGTGGATTGCAGCGGCCTGGGTCTCACTGCTGTGCCTCCAGATGTGCCCGCTGCCACTCGAACCCTCCTGCTCTTGAACAATAAGCTGAGCGCCCTGCCAAGCTGGGCTTTTGCCAACCTGTCCAGCCTGCAGCGGTTGGACCTGTCCAACAACTTCCTGGACCAGCTGCCCCGCTCCATTTTTGAAGACCTGACGAATCTGACCGAGCTGCAGCTGCGCAATAACAGCATCAGGACCCTGGACAGGGATCTGCTGCAGCATTCCCCACTGCTGCGCCACCTGGACCTGTCCATCAACGGCCTGGCCCAGCTGCCCCCGGGGCTTTTTGATGGACTCCCGGCTCTGCGCTCCCTCTCCCTCCGCTCCAACCGCCTGCAGAACTTGGACCGACTGACGTTTGAGCCCCTGGCGAACCTGCAACTGCTGCAGGTTGGGGACAACCCCTGGGAGTGTGACTGTAACCTTCGAGAATTCAAACACTGGATGGAATGGTTCTCTTACCGAG GGGGGCGCCTGGACCAGCTGGCCTGCACCCTACCCAAGGAACTGAGGGGGAAGGACATGCGTATGGTCCCCATGGAGATGTTCAACTACTGCTCCCAGCTGGAGGACGAGAACAGCTCAGCTGGGCTGGATGTTCCTGGGCCACCCTGCACTAAGGCCAGCCCAGAACCCGCTAAGCCCAAGCCTGGGGCTGAGCCTGAGCCAGAACCCAGTACAGCCTGCCCCCAGAAGCAGAGGTACCGGCCAGTGAGTGTGAGGCGAGCCATCGGCACAGTGATCATAGCGGGAGTCGTCTGCGGCATCGTCTGCATCATGATGGTGGTGGCTGCTGCCTATGGCTGCATCTACGCCTCCCTCATGGCCAAGTACCACCGGGAGCTCAAGAAGCGCCAGCCCCTGATGGGGGACCCTGAGGGCGAGCACGAAGACCAGAAGCAGATCTCTTCTGTGGCCTGA
- the Lrtm2 gene encoding leucine-rich repeat and transmembrane domain-containing protein 2 isoform X1: MLSFFLSGLTGRAPRGLLSPQSCRAWRAVGFTMLAPGNGSEQRTRLALQWRQVSWITCWIALYAVEALPTCPFSCKCDSRSLEVDCSGLGLTAVPPDVPAATRTLLLLNNKLSALPSWAFANLSSLQRLDLSNNFLDQLPRSIFEDLTNLTELQLRNNSIRTLDRDLLQHSPLLRHLDLSINGLAQLPPGLFDGLPALRSLSLRSNRLQNLDRLTFEPLANLQLLQVGDNPWECDCNLREFKHWMEWFSYRGGRLDQLACTLPKELRGKDMRMVPMEMFNYCSQLEDENSSAGLDVPGPPCTKASPEPAKPKPGAEPEPEPSTACPQKQRYRPVSVRRAIGTVIIAGVVCGIVCIMMVVAAAYGCIYASLMAKYHRELKKRQPLMGDPEGEHEDQKQISSVA, encoded by the exons ATG ctctctttctttctctcaggaCTGACAGGCAGAGCACCCCGAGGGCTCCTCTCTCCCCAGAGCTGCAGGGCCTGGAGAGCCGTGGGGTTCACCATGCTGGCACCGGGTAATGGCTCTGAGCAGAGGACCAGGCTTGCCCTGCAGTGGAGGCAGGTCTCCT GGATCACCTGCTGGATCGCCCTATATGCTGTGGAGGCCCTCCCCACCTGCCCTTTCTCCTGTAAGTGTGACAGCCGTAGCTTGGAGGTGGATTGCAGCGGCCTGGGTCTCACTGCTGTGCCTCCAGATGTGCCCGCTGCCACTCGAACCCTCCTGCTCTTGAACAATAAGCTGAGCGCCCTGCCAAGCTGGGCTTTTGCCAACCTGTCCAGCCTGCAGCGGTTGGACCTGTCCAACAACTTCCTGGACCAGCTGCCCCGCTCCATTTTTGAAGACCTGACGAATCTGACCGAGCTGCAGCTGCGCAATAACAGCATCAGGACCCTGGACAGGGATCTGCTGCAGCATTCCCCACTGCTGCGCCACCTGGACCTGTCCATCAACGGCCTGGCCCAGCTGCCCCCGGGGCTTTTTGATGGACTCCCGGCTCTGCGCTCCCTCTCCCTCCGCTCCAACCGCCTGCAGAACTTGGACCGACTGACGTTTGAGCCCCTGGCGAACCTGCAACTGCTGCAGGTTGGGGACAACCCCTGGGAGTGTGACTGTAACCTTCGAGAATTCAAACACTGGATGGAATGGTTCTCTTACCGAG GGGGGCGCCTGGACCAGCTGGCCTGCACCCTACCCAAGGAACTGAGGGGGAAGGACATGCGTATGGTCCCCATGGAGATGTTCAACTACTGCTCCCAGCTGGAGGACGAGAACAGCTCAGCTGGGCTGGATGTTCCTGGGCCACCCTGCACTAAGGCCAGCCCAGAACCCGCTAAGCCCAAGCCTGGGGCTGAGCCTGAGCCAGAACCCAGTACAGCCTGCCCCCAGAAGCAGAGGTACCGGCCAGTGAGTGTGAGGCGAGCCATCGGCACAGTGATCATAGCGGGAGTCGTCTGCGGCATCGTCTGCATCATGATGGTGGTGGCTGCTGCCTATGGCTGCATCTACGCCTCCCTCATGGCCAAGTACCACCGGGAGCTCAAGAAGCGCCAGCCCCTGATGGGGGACCCTGAGGGCGAGCACGAAGACCAGAAGCAGATCTCTTCTGTGGCCTGA